One genomic window of Kaistia geumhonensis includes the following:
- a CDS encoding TrbC/VirB2 family protein: MIRHIARGHQRLATAATALTLSFLLAPAAHASGSSMPWEAPLQSILQSIEGPVAKIIAVIIIIVTGLTLAFGDTSGGFRRLIQIVFGLSIAFAASSFFLSFFSFGGGALV; this comes from the coding sequence ATGATCCGACATATCGCGCGCGGCCATCAGCGCCTCGCGACCGCCGCCACGGCGTTGACCCTGAGCTTTCTTCTGGCGCCCGCCGCCCATGCATCGGGCTCCTCGATGCCCTGGGAAGCGCCACTGCAGTCCATCCTCCAGTCGATCGAGGGGCCAGTCGCCAAGATCATCGCGGTGATCATCATCATCGTCACCGGCCTGACGCTGGCATTCGGCGACACGAGCGGAGGATTTCGGCGCCTCATCCAGATCGTCTTCGGCCTGTCGATCGCCTTCGCGGCCTCCAGCTTCTTCCTGTCGTTCTTCTCGTTCGGCGGCGGGGCGCTCGTCTGA
- the trbK-alt gene encoding putative entry exclusion protein TrbK-alt — MDSKTLARVSAIIFVSVAITATAIEMTRKEEKPAVRPTPVLEEAPDPLREGQRRCQQMGEAAARDSECLRIWAETRDRFLGTRTAPQRADEGR, encoded by the coding sequence ATGGACAGCAAAACGCTGGCTCGGGTGAGCGCAATCATCTTCGTCTCCGTCGCTATCACGGCAACGGCAATCGAAATGACCCGGAAGGAGGAAAAGCCAGCGGTTCGCCCGACGCCCGTTCTTGAGGAGGCGCCGGACCCGTTGCGCGAGGGCCAGCGCCGCTGCCAGCAGATGGGGGAAGCCGCGGCCAGGGACAGCGAGTGTCTGCGCATCTGGGCCGAAACTCGCGACCGTTTCCTTGGCACCCGCACCGCGCCGCAACGCGCCGACGAAGGGCGTTGA
- the trbL gene encoding P-type conjugative transfer protein TrbL, whose product MGGSGVIDNFLGVFTSYIDSGFGLLGGEVAFIATTLIVIDVTLAALFWSWGADDDIIARLVKKTLFVGVFAYIIGNWNNLARIVFESFAGLGLQASGTGFSIQDLMRPGRVAQTGLDAARPLLESISNLMGWIAFFENFIQIACLLFAWALVLLAFFILAIQLFITLIEFKLTTLAGFVLIPFGLFGKTAFMAERVLGNVISSGIKVLVLAVIIGIGSTLFSQFTAGFGGQPPTIDDAMAVVLAALSLLGLGIFGPGIANGIVSGGPQLGAGSAIGTGLVAGGAAMAAGGAAGLALRGGASAISGGAAAVRGGASAAGAASAAYSLGSLGQSGAAGVASGLGGVARAAGGAAASPLRRAAQSVRSSFTDGVKSGFGATGGTSSMGTVANDAGSAAPAATGSAASPPAWAQRMRRGQTMSHGVTLAAHAIRSGDSHGGGSSINLSGGDRT is encoded by the coding sequence ATGGGCGGCAGCGGCGTCATCGACAATTTCCTCGGGGTCTTCACCTCCTACATCGACAGCGGGTTCGGTCTGCTCGGCGGCGAGGTAGCGTTCATCGCGACGACGCTGATCGTCATCGACGTCACGCTGGCCGCCCTGTTCTGGAGCTGGGGCGCGGACGACGACATCATCGCGCGTCTGGTGAAGAAGACGCTGTTTGTGGGCGTCTTCGCCTACATCATCGGCAACTGGAACAACCTCGCGCGGATCGTCTTCGAAAGCTTCGCCGGCCTCGGACTGCAGGCGTCTGGCACGGGGTTTTCCATCCAGGACCTGATGCGTCCGGGCCGGGTTGCGCAGACGGGCCTCGATGCCGCGAGGCCGCTGCTCGAATCCATCTCAAACCTGATGGGCTGGATCGCCTTCTTCGAAAACTTCATCCAGATCGCCTGCTTGCTCTTCGCCTGGGCGCTGGTGCTGCTCGCCTTCTTCATCCTCGCCATCCAGCTCTTCATCACGCTGATCGAGTTCAAGCTGACCACGTTGGCCGGCTTCGTCCTGATCCCGTTCGGCCTGTTCGGAAAGACCGCCTTCATGGCCGAACGCGTGCTGGGCAATGTCATCTCGTCTGGGATCAAGGTGCTGGTGCTCGCCGTCATCATCGGCATCGGCTCGACTCTGTTCAGCCAGTTCACGGCAGGCTTCGGCGGGCAGCCACCGACGATCGACGACGCAATGGCCGTCGTATTGGCGGCGCTGTCGCTTCTCGGTCTCGGCATCTTCGGTCCGGGTATCGCCAACGGCATCGTTTCCGGCGGCCCGCAACTTGGCGCAGGCTCCGCCATCGGCACCGGCCTCGTCGCGGGCGGCGCAGCCATGGCTGCCGGCGGCGCGGCCGGGCTCGCCCTGCGCGGTGGCGCCAGCGCCATTTCCGGCGGCGCCGCCGCCGTGCGCGGTGGAGCCAGCGCGGCGGGAGCCGCCTCCGCAGCCTACAGTCTCGGTTCCCTCGGCCAGTCGGGCGCCGCCGGCGTCGCTTCAGGCCTCGGTGGCGTCGCACGAGCGGCCGGCGGCGCGGCAGCCTCTCCGCTGCGCCGGGCGGCGCAAAGCGTTCGCTCGAGCTTCACCGACGGCGTCAAAAGCGGCTTCGGCGCCACCGGCGGCACCTCGAGCATGGGAACGGTCGCGAATGATGCCGGTTCGGCCGCACCGGCAGCCACAGGCTCGGCCGCCAGCCCGCCGGCGTGGGCGCAGCGCATGCGGCGTGGGCAGACCATGAGCCACGGCGTCACGCTCGCGGCACACGCGATCCGATCGGGCGACAGCCATGGCGGCGGCTCTTCCATCAATCTCTCCGGAGGCGACCGCACATGA
- the trbF gene encoding conjugal transfer protein TrbF, which translates to MSFFKRPATHYGKTPEPETPYQRAAQIWDDRIGSARVQARNWRLMAFGCLILSAGFAAALVWQSARGTIVPWVVQVDNLGQAQAVAPAQADYRPTDPQVAWHLARFIEQVRSIPADAIVVRQNWLRAYEFTTDRGAAALNDFARANDPFTRVGKQQVSIEVSSVIRASPDSFRVAWTERQYENGQLSTTQRWTAILTIVIQPPRDAERLRANPLGIYVNAINWSREMGQ; encoded by the coding sequence ATGAGCTTCTTCAAGCGACCCGCAACCCACTATGGCAAGACGCCTGAGCCCGAGACGCCGTATCAGCGCGCCGCGCAGATCTGGGACGATCGGATCGGCTCGGCGCGTGTCCAGGCCCGAAACTGGCGGCTCATGGCCTTCGGCTGCCTGATTCTCTCCGCCGGCTTCGCCGCTGCGCTGGTCTGGCAGTCGGCGCGAGGGACCATCGTCCCGTGGGTGGTCCAGGTCGACAATCTCGGCCAGGCGCAGGCGGTCGCGCCAGCGCAGGCCGACTACCGCCCGACCGACCCGCAAGTGGCCTGGCATCTGGCGCGGTTTATCGAGCAGGTCCGCTCGATCCCCGCAGACGCCATCGTCGTGCGGCAGAATTGGCTTCGCGCCTACGAGTTCACGACCGATCGCGGCGCGGCGGCCCTCAACGACTTCGCCCGCGCCAACGATCCGTTCACCCGCGTCGGGAAGCAGCAGGTATCGATCGAGGTGTCGAGCGTGATCCGCGCGTCGCCTGATAGCTTCCGCGTCGCCTGGACCGAACGCCAGTACGAGAACGGCCAGCTCTCCACGACACAGCGCTGGACGGCCATCCTGACCATCGTAATCCAACCCCCGCGCGATGCAGAGCGGCTGCGGGCCAATCCGCTCGGGATCTACGTCAACGCCATCAACTGGTCGCGGGAGATGGGGCAATGA
- a CDS encoding helix-turn-helix transcriptional regulator, giving the protein MARRNLTTAEIGDIVRTTRKAAGLRQDELAGAAGVGLRFIVDLEAGKPTAQIGKTLQVLAALGCSLDITPPPDTKGARKA; this is encoded by the coding sequence ATGGCCAGACGCAACCTCACCACCGCCGAGATCGGCGACATCGTCCGAACCACCCGCAAGGCCGCTGGCCTGCGGCAGGACGAGCTTGCGGGTGCAGCGGGCGTCGGCCTGCGCTTCATCGTCGATCTCGAGGCCGGCAAGCCGACCGCGCAGATCGGCAAGACGCTTCAGGTCCTGGCGGCGCTCGGATGCTCACTCGATATCACACCGCCGCCCGACACCAAAGGAGCGCGCAAGGCATGA
- the trbJ gene encoding P-type conjugative transfer protein TrbJ: MMIRRSRAALFAATILSLPVAFSPVFVTPAAAQWIVYDPTNYVQNVLSAARALEQINNQIQSLQNEAQMLINQARNLASLPYSSLQQLQQSVQRTQALLGQAQRIAFDVQQIDQAFQSQYGNISLSTSDQRLVSDARSRWQNTVGGLQDALRVQAGVVGNIDTNRAEMAALIGQSQGATGALQATQAGNQLLALQAQQLADLVAEVAANGRAQALVDAERAAAAEQGREQRRRFLTPGSGYQPGNARMFPNGN; encoded by the coding sequence ATGATGATCCGACGCTCTCGCGCGGCGCTGTTCGCCGCAACCATCCTGTCGCTGCCCGTCGCCTTCTCGCCGGTGTTCGTCACCCCGGCAGCGGCGCAGTGGATCGTCTATGATCCGACCAACTACGTCCAAAATGTCCTATCGGCCGCGCGGGCGCTCGAGCAGATCAACAACCAGATCCAGAGCCTCCAGAACGAAGCGCAGATGCTGATCAACCAGGCCCGCAACCTCGCGAGCCTGCCCTATTCCTCCCTTCAGCAGCTCCAGCAATCGGTGCAGCGCACGCAAGCGCTGCTGGGTCAGGCACAGCGCATCGCCTTCGACGTGCAGCAGATCGATCAGGCCTTCCAAAGCCAGTACGGCAACATCTCGCTGTCGACTTCGGATCAGAGGCTCGTCTCCGATGCCCGATCGCGCTGGCAGAACACGGTCGGCGGCCTTCAGGACGCGCTGCGCGTGCAGGCCGGTGTCGTCGGCAACATCGACACCAACCGCGCCGAGATGGCGGCTCTGATCGGGCAGAGCCAGGGTGCGACCGGCGCGCTTCAGGCAACCCAGGCTGGCAACCAGTTGCTCGCATTGCAGGCGCAACAACTCGCAGACCTGGTCGCCGAGGTCGCTGCAAACGGCCGGGCGCAGGCACTTGTCGATGCCGAGCGCGCCGCAGCCGCCGAACAAGGCCGTGAACAGCGCCGCCGGTTCCTGACGCCCGGCTCCGGCTATCAGCCCGGCAACGCCCGGATGTTCCCGAACGGCAACTGA
- the trbB gene encoding P-type conjugative transfer ATPase TrbB gives MAVNHQQSEAASRGARMLRTALGPAVARFLEDPAIVEVMLNPDGRLWIDRLSDGLSDTGERLSAADGERIIRLVAHHVGAEVHDRSPRVSAELPETGERFEGLLPPVVTAPVFAIRKPAVAVFTLDDYVAAGIMTAEQAVILRQAVAARANILVAGGTSTGKTTLTNALLAEVAKTTDRVIVIEDTRELQCRAQNIVAMRTKDGVATLSDLVRSSLRLRPDRIPIGEVRGAEALDLLKAWGTGHPGGIGTIHAGTALGALRRLEQLIQEAVVTVPRALIAETIDLVAVLSGRGAARRLAELARVEGLGTDTDYRLSPATQPPDPQGEPA, from the coding sequence GTGGCGGTCAACCATCAGCAATCGGAAGCAGCCTCCCGCGGTGCACGCATGTTGCGCACCGCGCTGGGGCCTGCGGTCGCCCGATTCCTGGAAGACCCCGCGATCGTCGAGGTCATGCTCAACCCAGATGGGCGGCTCTGGATCGACCGGCTCTCTGACGGCCTGTCCGATACGGGAGAGCGACTTTCGGCAGCCGATGGCGAACGCATCATCCGCCTCGTCGCCCATCATGTCGGCGCCGAGGTGCATGACCGTAGCCCGCGCGTCTCGGCCGAGCTCCCCGAAACCGGCGAGCGCTTCGAAGGCCTGCTGCCGCCGGTCGTAACGGCACCGGTCTTCGCGATCCGCAAGCCCGCGGTCGCCGTCTTCACGCTCGACGACTATGTCGCCGCCGGCATCATGACGGCGGAGCAGGCCGTCATCCTCCGGCAGGCGGTCGCAGCGCGCGCCAACATCCTCGTCGCCGGCGGAACCAGCACCGGCAAGACCACGCTGACCAACGCCCTGCTGGCCGAGGTCGCGAAGACTACTGACCGCGTCATCGTCATCGAAGACACCCGCGAGCTGCAATGCAGGGCGCAGAACATCGTCGCCATGCGCACCAAGGACGGTGTCGCGACGCTGTCAGACCTGGTGCGCTCCTCGCTGCGGCTGCGGCCGGATCGGATCCCGATCGGTGAAGTGCGTGGGGCCGAGGCGCTCGATCTCCTGAAGGCCTGGGGCACCGGCCATCCCGGCGGGATCGGCACGATCCACGCCGGCACCGCACTCGGCGCGCTGCGCCGCCTCGAGCAGCTCATCCAGGAAGCTGTCGTCACCGTCCCCCGGGCGCTCATCGCCGAGACCATCGATCTGGTGGCCGTGCTCTCCGGCCGCGGCGCTGCGCGGCGTCTTGCCGAACTCGCCCGCGTCGAAGGGCTCGGGACGGACACCGACTACCGCCTTTCCCCCGCAACCCAGCCTCCCGACCCACAAGGAGAACCCGCATGA
- the trbE gene encoding conjugal transfer protein TrbE encodes MMNLAEYRRTATRLADFLPWAALVGEGVVLNKDGSFQRTARFRGPDLDSAVAAELVAVASRLNNAFRRLGSGWAIFVEAQRHEAASYPASRFADAASALVDAERKADFEEAGAHYESSYFLTFLYLPPAEDAARAELWLYEGRQQSGVDPHEALAAFIDRTNRVLQLVDGFMPECRWLDDAETLTYLHATISTKRHRVRVPETPIYLDALLADEPLTGGLEPQLGAAHLRVLTINGFPTATTPGILDDLNRLAFPYRWSTRAILLDKTDATKLLTRIRRQWFAKRKSIAAILKEVMTNEASALVDTDAANKAADADMALQELGADYAGQAYVTATVTVWDADPRTADEKLRLVEKVIQGRDFTAMSETINAVDAWLGSLPGHVYANVRQPPISTLNLAHMIPLSAVWAGPERDEHFGAPPLLYGKTEGSTPFRFSLHVGDVGHTLVVGPTGAGKSVLLALIALQFRRYPDAQVFAFDFGGSIRAAALAMGGDWHDLGGSLTDGATASVSLQPLARIHETHERAWAADWVAAILAREGVTITPEVKEHLWTTLTSLASAPIPERTLTGLAVLLQSNDLKQALRPYCVGGAYGRLLDAEGEQLGDAAVQAFETEGLIGGGAAPAVLAYLFHRIGDRLDGRPTLLIVDEGWLALDDEGFAAQLREWLKTLRKKNASVVFATQSLADIDGSAIAPAIIESCQTRLLLPNERAIEPQITAIYRRFGLNDRQIEILSQATPKRDYYCQSRRGNRLFELGLSEVALALCAASSKTDQAAIEAILAEHGRDGFLPAWLRARDVGWAADLIPDLTNLEPKP; translated from the coding sequence ATGATGAACCTCGCCGAATACCGCCGCACCGCAACCCGCCTCGCTGATTTCCTGCCCTGGGCGGCGCTGGTCGGCGAAGGCGTCGTGCTCAACAAGGATGGCAGCTTCCAGCGCACCGCGCGCTTTCGCGGTCCCGATCTCGACTCAGCTGTGGCCGCCGAACTGGTGGCCGTCGCCAGTCGCCTCAACAACGCCTTCCGGCGTTTGGGGTCGGGCTGGGCGATCTTCGTCGAAGCGCAGCGTCACGAAGCCGCCTCCTATCCGGCAAGCCGCTTCGCGGACGCCGCCTCCGCCCTCGTCGATGCGGAGCGCAAGGCTGACTTCGAGGAAGCAGGCGCGCATTACGAGTCGAGCTACTTCCTGACTTTCCTGTATCTCCCGCCCGCCGAGGACGCCGCGCGGGCCGAACTCTGGCTCTACGAGGGTCGCCAACAGTCCGGCGTCGATCCCCATGAAGCCCTCGCGGCCTTCATTGACCGCACCAACCGTGTCCTCCAGCTCGTCGATGGCTTCATGCCGGAATGCCGTTGGCTCGATGACGCCGAGACCCTGACTTACCTGCACGCGACCATCTCAACGAAGCGCCACCGCGTCCGCGTGCCCGAAACGCCGATCTACCTCGATGCGCTTCTCGCCGACGAGCCGCTGACCGGCGGCCTCGAGCCGCAGCTCGGCGCGGCCCATTTGCGCGTGCTGACGATCAACGGCTTTCCGACGGCGACGACCCCAGGAATTCTCGACGATCTCAACCGGCTTGCCTTTCCCTATCGCTGGTCCACGCGGGCGATCCTTCTCGACAAGACGGACGCCACGAAGCTGCTGACGCGGATCCGGCGGCAGTGGTTCGCCAAGCGCAAATCCATCGCCGCGATCCTCAAGGAAGTGATGACCAACGAGGCATCGGCGCTCGTCGACACGGATGCTGCGAACAAGGCGGCCGATGCCGACATGGCCTTGCAGGAACTAGGAGCGGACTATGCCGGTCAGGCCTATGTGACCGCCACCGTCACCGTCTGGGACGCCGATCCGCGCACCGCCGACGAGAAGCTGCGCCTCGTCGAAAAGGTGATCCAGGGCCGCGACTTCACCGCGATGTCCGAGACCATCAACGCCGTCGATGCCTGGCTCGGGTCGCTGCCCGGCCACGTCTACGCCAACGTGCGGCAGCCACCGATCTCCACCCTGAACCTCGCCCACATGATTCCGCTCTCGGCGGTCTGGGCCGGGCCGGAACGGGACGAACATTTCGGTGCGCCGCCACTGCTTTACGGCAAGACGGAGGGCAGCACGCCGTTTCGCTTTTCGCTGCATGTCGGCGACGTCGGCCACACGCTGGTGGTCGGACCGACAGGCGCGGGCAAGTCTGTGTTGCTCGCGCTCATCGCGCTTCAGTTCCGGCGCTATCCGGACGCCCAAGTCTTCGCCTTCGACTTCGGCGGCTCGATCCGCGCGGCAGCGCTCGCGATGGGAGGCGATTGGCACGACCTCGGTGGCAGCCTGACGGACGGCGCTACGGCGTCTGTGTCCCTTCAGCCGCTCGCCCGCATTCATGAGACTCATGAGCGTGCCTGGGCAGCAGACTGGGTCGCGGCGATCCTTGCCCGCGAGGGCGTCACGATCACGCCGGAGGTCAAGGAACATCTCTGGACCACGCTGACCTCGCTTGCCTCCGCACCGATCCCGGAGCGCACGTTGACGGGCCTCGCCGTCCTTCTCCAGTCGAACGATCTCAAGCAGGCGCTGCGACCCTATTGCGTGGGCGGTGCCTATGGACGGCTGCTGGATGCCGAAGGCGAGCAGCTGGGGGACGCTGCAGTCCAGGCCTTTGAAACCGAGGGGCTGATCGGCGGCGGCGCGGCGCCGGCGGTCCTCGCCTATCTCTTCCATCGGATCGGCGACCGTTTGGATGGACGGCCCACGCTCCTGATTGTCGACGAAGGCTGGCTCGCGCTCGACGACGAGGGCTTCGCGGCGCAACTGCGCGAATGGCTGAAGACGCTGCGCAAGAAGAACGCGTCCGTTGTCTTCGCCACGCAGTCGTTGGCCGACATCGATGGGAGCGCGATCGCTCCGGCCATCATCGAAAGCTGCCAGACCCGCCTGTTGCTGCCGAACGAACGCGCGATCGAACCGCAGATCACCGCGATCTACCGGCGCTTCGGCTTGAACGACCGGCAAATCGAAATCCTCAGCCAGGCCACGCCCAAGCGCGACTATTACTGCCAGTCGCGGCGCGGCAACCGGCTGTTCGAGCTGGGGCTCTCCGAAGTCGCCCTCGCGCTCTGCGCGGCATCTTCGAAAACCGATCAGGCCGCGATCGAGGCGATCCTCGCCGAGCATGGCCGCGACGGCTTCCTGCCCGCCTGGCTGCGCGCCCGCGATGTCGGATGGGCTGCCGATCTCATCCCCGACCTCACCAACCTGGAGCCCAAGCCATGA
- a CDS encoding VirB3 family type IV secretion system protein, giving the protein MAGLLNHPDEVAGFSVPVHRALTEHILLGGAPRSIAIMNGTLAGAVGLGLRLWLVGLLIWAIGHFAAVWAAKRDPLFVEVGRRHLRIPGHLTV; this is encoded by the coding sequence ATGGCGGGCCTCCTGAATCATCCCGATGAGGTCGCGGGCTTCTCGGTTCCGGTCCACCGCGCGCTGACCGAGCACATCCTGCTGGGCGGCGCACCGCGCAGCATCGCCATCATGAACGGCACACTCGCCGGCGCTGTCGGTCTCGGCTTGAGGCTATGGCTGGTCGGTCTCCTCATCTGGGCGATCGGCCATTTCGCCGCCGTCTGGGCAGCCAAGCGCGATCCGCTCTTTGTCGAAGTCGGCCGCCGGCATCTGCGTATTCCGGGCCATCTCACGGTCTGA